The following coding sequences are from one Diadema setosum chromosome 9, eeDiaSeto1, whole genome shotgun sequence window:
- the LOC140232546 gene encoding ras-related protein Rab-22A-like translates to MAMREIKLCLLGDSGVGKSSIVQRFVSDTYYESIPPTIGASFMSKTLAVDEKMYKFQIWDTAGQEKYRGLAPMYYRGAAAAIVVYDITSQTSFSKVRDWIRELRQHGPENIVVSIAGNKCDLDDLREIPTRIAAEYAEEVGAVFTETSAKTAANIKELFIEISKKLPPEVLVPSYGDTINLRNQKERKKKGRCC, encoded by the exons GACTCCGGTGTTGGCAAGTCCAGTATAGTCCAGAGATTTGTCAGCGATACCTACTATGAATCTATTCCGCCAACAATTGG TGCTTCTTTTATGTCCAAGACGTTAGCTGTTGATGAGAAGATGTATAAATTTCAAATATGGGACACAGCCGGCCAGGAAAAG TACCGGGGACTGGCGCCAATGTATTACAGAGGGGCTGCAGCTGCCATTGTTGTCTATGACATCACAAGTCAG ACTTCCTTCAGCAAGGTACGGGACTGGATCCGTGAGCTGCGCCAGCACGGGCCGGAGAATATCGTCGTCTCGATAGCGGGGAACAAGTGTGATCTGGATGACCTGCGAGAGATCCCGACGAGGATAGCCGCGGAATACGCAGAGGAAGTGGGGGCGGTGTTCACGGAGACCAGTGCCAAGACGGCGGCAAACATCAAGGAGTTATTCATAGAAATCA GTAAAAAACTTCCACCAGAGGTTCTTGTACCAAGCTACGGTGACACCATCAACCTGAGAAaccagaaagaaaggaaaaagaagggTCGATGTTGCTGA